The Rhizobium oryzihabitans genomic sequence TCAGCCGGCAGGTCTTGCGGGGTGACGAGTTCGGACAGCGGCAGCGATGGAAATTCGATGGGGTTAGACATATCAATTACCAAACTGAGATATCAGATGTTGTTATGACATATCTGTTGTGTTTTGGTGAGTCAAGTGGCAGTTGCTGCCGATCGGTGCGAATGGGCAATGAGCTCGCCTTAGGCGCTGGAGGAGTGGATGTCTTTGTTGAAGAGCCGGCGCTCTCATGCAGCTTGAGAGGTCTGCAATGCGGGGAGCGTAAGGCTTTAACTTGCAATTGTAAGCCAACTCTCGCCCGAGCAATTTCGGGGCGAGATGCGGCTTTGCAATCAAAAGGATGGAGGCTTAGGCGCTGTACTGACGCGATTTATTGCTCGGGCCTTTGGTAACGTGCGACGATCATGCGACAGCGCGCTGCCTATTCGAGCGCAACCATATAGGCCGGCAGCTGCTCCTCGAAGAATTTCGAAAAAGTGGCGATGCGGGGTGGCAGGGCCTGGTAGGGCGGATAATAGAGCGTCAGCCAGAGTTCCGGCGGCGCCCAGCCGCGCAAAACGTGAACGAGCCGGCCGCTGCGGAGATGTTCGGCAATGTGAAATCCCGGCAGCATGGCCACACCCGCACCATCCGCAGCCATATCAGCCAGAACCTCGCCATTATTGGCGCTGAATGCGCGGCCGGCCGCGATGCTGATGCTCGATCCGCCGTCCGAGAGCGCCCAGTTTTCCCGCCGGCTTTCACCGCTATAGGCAAGGCAATCGTCAGGGGTTAGTTCGCCTGGATGCTCCATCTGCGCAAACCGGCTGCCCGGTGCCGCGACCAATATTCTCGGCACGGCCCTGATCTTGCGCCAGATGGTGAATTTGTCGGAGGGGGCGGACGAGATGCGGATCGCGAGATCGTAGTCGTCATCAACGATGTTGACGAGGCCGTCCGAAAGGGAAATCTCGAAGCACATTTTCGGATATAATTCGCGGAAGCCCGAGAGGATCGGCGGCAGCACCGTCTTGCCGAGCCATGTCGGCGCACTGATCCTAAGCCGCCCTTCATCGGCCTTGTGGGCATTGCGGACATCGCGCCGCGCATTTTCGAGTGCCTCGACCGCCGGTTGAATCTGGGCGGCAAAGACGGCGCCGTCCGTCGTCAGCGACACCTGACGCGTGGTGCGGACAAACAGTTGCACACCCAGGTCATCTTCGAGCGCGGCGATGGCCCGGGTAACGGCAGCCGCCGTCATGCCCAGTTCGCGTGCCACCTGCGCGAAGTTGCGCTTTTCGGCCGCCATCAGAAACGTTTTGAGAGCTTTGTGGTCGTTCATTTGATTATTTCAAAATCCGCAATTCATTCGAGAAAAATATTGCAATTCCGCGATGCAATCAAGCGGGTTAAATCTTTGTCCAGCGAAACGGACAACCAGTAGAAAGGCTCCGGCCATGATCAAGGATATCAAGGGTCTGCACCACGTCACGTCCATGGCGTCGGATGCGCGGCAGAACAACAGATTTTTCACCGAAACGCTTGGGCTTCGCCGGGTAAAGAAGACCGTCAACTTCGACGAACCCAGCGTCTATCACCTCTATTACGGTGACGAAAAGGGAACGCCGGGCACGGTGATGACCTATTTTCCCTTCGCTCAAATGATGACCGGCCGTCCAGGCGTCGGCGAAGTGGGCGAGACCCAGTTCTCCATTCCCAAGGGTGCAATTGGCTTCTGGAAAGAGCGTCTCATTGCCAAAGGCGCCACCGGCATTCAGGCCGACACGGTCTTTGGCGCCAATCGCCTGCGCTTCACCGGTCCTGACGGCGATGGCCTTGCACTAATCGAAACAGGCGATGACGCCCGTGAAGGCTGGCTCGCCGAA encodes the following:
- a CDS encoding LysR family transcriptional regulator, which codes for MNDHKALKTFLMAAEKRNFAQVARELGMTAAAVTRAIAALEDDLGVQLFVRTTRQVSLTTDGAVFAAQIQPAVEALENARRDVRNAHKADEGRLRISAPTWLGKTVLPPILSGFRELYPKMCFEISLSDGLVNIVDDDYDLAIRISSAPSDKFTIWRKIRAVPRILVAAPGSRFAQMEHPGELTPDDCLAYSGESRRENWALSDGGSSISIAAGRAFSANNGEVLADMAADGAGVAMLPGFHIAEHLRSGRLVHVLRGWAPPELWLTLYYPPYQALPPRIATFSKFFEEQLPAYMVALE